One stretch of Dissulfurimicrobium hydrothermale DNA includes these proteins:
- the aspS gene encoding aspartate--tRNA ligase: MDSINGLKRTHDCSSLTEAAFNQEVTLMGWVLRRRDHGGLIFIDLRDKTGITQVVFAPEVDAKTHKKAHRLRSEYVIAVRGKVRRRPEGMENPKIKTGMIEVACNELRILNTSNTPPFPLDDDEAEPSETLRLRYRYLDLRRPKMMENIIFRHKVCQAARSYLNDHNFIEVETPVLTRSTPEGARDYLVPSRLNPGCFYALPQSPQLYKQMLMVAGLERYYQIVRCFRDEDLRADRQPEFSQLDIELSFVDEEDIIVLIEGLISHIFRETTGKRLTTPFPRLTYNEAMERFGTDRPDVRFGLELRDISDIAAGCGFSVFANATASGGVVKAVNGKGMTDISRKDLDDLTEFAKGFGAKGLAWVKIKEDGSWQSPIAKFFTEDEKRAIESRLDAATGDILFFGADQKPVVYKVLGELRLEIARRRGIIPKEVFDFVWVTDFPLFEYDQGEKRFVAVHHPFTAPKNEDIDILEKDPASVRSRAYDLVLNGIEIGGGSIRIHQYPLQKKIFEALSIPEEEAKDKFGFLLEALEFGAPPHGGIAFGLDRLVMLMKNLETIRDVIAFPKTQKAQCLLTHAPAEVSMTQLAELYLRPGWNPDKKEV, encoded by the coding sequence ATGGATTCTATAAACGGGCTTAAACGCACCCACGACTGTTCGAGCCTCACGGAGGCTGCCTTTAATCAGGAGGTGACGCTAATGGGCTGGGTCCTGAGGCGGAGGGACCACGGAGGGCTCATATTTATCGACCTAAGAGATAAGACAGGCATCACCCAAGTGGTCTTTGCACCCGAGGTGGACGCCAAGACCCATAAAAAGGCCCACAGGCTCAGGAGCGAATATGTAATAGCAGTGAGGGGCAAGGTCAGAAGGCGCCCTGAGGGGATGGAAAACCCTAAGATAAAGACCGGCATGATAGAAGTAGCCTGCAACGAATTGAGGATATTGAACACATCCAATACCCCACCGTTTCCACTGGATGACGATGAGGCAGAGCCATCAGAGACCTTGAGGCTCAGATACCGCTATCTAGACCTCAGGAGGCCCAAGATGATGGAAAACATCATCTTCCGCCACAAGGTATGCCAGGCCGCGCGTTCATATCTAAACGACCATAACTTTATCGAGGTTGAAACGCCCGTCCTGACCAGGAGCACACCTGAGGGCGCCCGAGATTATCTTGTCCCGAGCAGACTGAACCCGGGTTGCTTCTATGCCCTTCCGCAATCGCCGCAACTTTACAAACAGATGCTCATGGTAGCCGGTTTGGAGAGATACTACCAGATAGTACGTTGTTTCAGGGATGAAGATCTAAGGGCCGATCGTCAGCCCGAATTCTCTCAACTCGATATAGAACTTTCCTTTGTAGATGAGGAAGACATCATCGTCCTCATAGAAGGCCTGATCTCTCACATATTCAGAGAAACCACAGGGAAAAGGTTGACGACGCCTTTTCCAAGGCTCACATACAACGAGGCCATGGAGCGCTTCGGAACCGATCGCCCTGACGTCCGCTTCGGTCTTGAGCTGAGGGATATAAGCGATATAGCAGCAGGGTGCGGATTTTCCGTATTTGCAAACGCAACAGCATCAGGCGGGGTGGTCAAGGCCGTAAACGGGAAAGGAATGACGGATATCTCAAGAAAAGATCTGGATGACCTTACAGAATTCGCAAAGGGATTCGGCGCGAAAGGACTTGCGTGGGTAAAGATAAAAGAAGATGGTTCATGGCAATCCCCGATTGCAAAATTTTTCACCGAAGACGAAAAACGTGCGATAGAGTCGCGGCTCGACGCTGCAACCGGAGACATCTTGTTTTTCGGGGCCGATCAGAAGCCTGTCGTATATAAAGTCCTTGGCGAACTCAGGCTTGAGATCGCAAGGCGGAGGGGGATCATCCCAAAAGAGGTTTTTGATTTTGTCTGGGTGACCGACTTCCCGTTGTTTGAATATGATCAGGGAGAAAAACGTTTCGTCGCAGTCCATCATCCATTCACCGCACCGAAAAACGAAGATATAGATATCCTTGAAAAGGACCCGGCGTCTGTAAGGTCAAGGGCCTATGACCTGGTACTCAACGGTATTGAGATAGGGGGTGGGAGTATCCGCATCCATCAATACCCGCTTCAGAAAAAGATATTCGAGGCACTTTCGATACCTGAAGAGGAGGCGAAGGACAAGTTCGGATTTCTCCTTGAGGCCCTTGAATTCGGTGCGCCGCCCCACGGCGGTATAGCCTTTGGCCTTGACCGTCTTGTGATGCTCATGAAAAACTTGGAGACCATAAGGGATGTAATAGCCTTTCCTAAAACCCAAAAGGCCCAGTGCCTACTCACCCATGCACCTGCAGAGGTGAGCATGACTCAGCTTGCCGAGCTTTATCTCAGGCCGGGTTGGAATCCAGACAAAAAGGAGGTGTAG
- the hisS gene encoding histidine--tRNA ligase produces the protein MSINAIRGFKDILPDESGIWSGIETTARKVLASFGLREIRVPILERTDVFTRGIGEHTDIVEKEMYTFSDRNGDSISLRPEATAGIIRAVIEHKLYTASKVLKLFTIGPMFRHERPQKGRLRQFHQIDAEIIGTDAPLSDAEVIAAPWEVIKQLGVDDVRVEINSLGCRICRTTYRKTLDDFLDEVQKDLCPDCQRRSKTNPLRVFDCKQEGCRVALKPAPLIRDHLCEACTRHMEAVSDYLLLSDVPFTVNPYLVRGLDYYVRTTFEIVSSALGAQGAVAAGGRYDGLLKTIGGPDLPGVGMAIGLERLALMVSGRKAAPENIDLFIAALGKEARRTALPWINSLRRMGFEVQTVYEEDRGLKSQLKDADRLGARFVLIIGENEIDSGKLILRNLVSHEQQEIQIDNNIVDEITLKIKKAKIITPRRNGFHASNKRDTNEINK, from the coding sequence ATGTCAATAAACGCAATACGCGGCTTTAAAGACATATTGCCGGACGAAAGCGGCATATGGAGCGGGATAGAGACGACTGCTAGGAAGGTATTGGCCTCTTTCGGCCTTAGAGAGATACGCGTACCCATACTTGAAAGGACCGATGTCTTCACCCGCGGCATAGGAGAACATACCGATATAGTCGAAAAGGAGATGTACACCTTCTCCGACAGAAATGGCGATTCCATAAGCCTTAGACCAGAAGCCACCGCAGGTATTATCAGGGCAGTAATAGAACACAAACTCTATACCGCTTCAAAGGTCTTGAAACTCTTCACCATCGGCCCGATGTTCAGGCATGAGCGGCCTCAGAAGGGCAGACTCAGACAATTCCATCAGATAGATGCAGAAATAATCGGAACTGATGCGCCGCTTTCAGACGCCGAGGTGATTGCCGCACCTTGGGAGGTCATAAAACAACTCGGAGTTGATGACGTAAGGGTCGAGATCAATTCCCTTGGCTGTCGTATCTGTAGAACTACCTACAGAAAGACACTCGACGATTTTCTTGACGAAGTACAAAAAGATCTATGTCCCGACTGCCAAAGGAGGAGCAAGACCAACCCATTGCGGGTCTTCGATTGCAAACAAGAGGGATGCAGGGTTGCATTAAAGCCTGCGCCGCTCATAAGAGATCATCTATGTGAAGCATGTACACGACACATGGAGGCGGTGTCGGACTACCTGCTCCTGTCTGATGTCCCGTTTACGGTCAATCCCTATCTAGTAAGGGGGCTTGATTACTATGTAAGGACCACATTCGAAATAGTCTCGTCTGCCCTTGGGGCCCAGGGCGCCGTTGCAGCCGGCGGGAGATATGATGGACTTTTAAAGACCATTGGGGGGCCTGATTTGCCGGGCGTAGGGATGGCAATAGGGTTAGAACGTCTAGCATTGATGGTGTCCGGTAGGAAGGCCGCACCGGAAAATATCGATCTTTTCATAGCTGCCCTTGGAAAAGAGGCGAGACGAACGGCCCTTCCATGGATAAATTCCTTAAGAAGGATGGGATTTGAGGTACAAACCGTTTACGAGGAAGACAGAGGGCTGAAGTCTCAACTCAAAGACGCCGATAGATTAGGCGCCAGGTTCGTTCTTATAATTGGGGAAAACGAGATAGATTCAGGGAAATTGATCTTGAGAAATCTTGTCTCCCATGAACAGCAGGAAATACAAATAGATAATAACATAGTTGATGAAATTACACTAAAGATAAAAAAGGCAAAAATCATAACACCGCGCAGAAACGGCTTTCACGCCAGCAACAAAAGAGATACGAATGAAATTAATAAATAA
- a CDS encoding YMGG-like glycine zipper-containing protein yields MMGRTQRLERLITAIKVNRFRWIKGLSFLTAFIFSCSIMAGCAPTQSNYEGAGVGGAIGAAAGALLDRSNPWRGAVIGGALGAVAGGTMAEISKRAAMEARDQGRPVVYERRTSEGGWQKVEATPTNRYNGTKRCVSVKTYENGHLVDETMNCD; encoded by the coding sequence ATGATGGGAAGAACACAAAGATTGGAACGGCTGATTACGGCAATAAAGGTCAATCGATTCCGCTGGATCAAAGGCCTGTCCTTCCTGACCGCGTTTATCTTTTCATGCAGTATCATGGCAGGATGCGCTCCTACGCAGTCAAACTATGAGGGCGCAGGCGTAGGGGGCGCTATAGGGGCTGCCGCCGGCGCACTTCTTGACAGAAGCAATCCGTGGCGCGGCGCTGTCATAGGAGGTGCCCTCGGTGCGGTTGCCGGCGGGACTATGGCCGAGATCTCGAAGAGGGCGGCCATGGAGGCCAGGGATCAGGGTAGACCTGTAGTTTATGAACGCCGGACCTCCGAAGGGGGCTGGCAAAAGGTGGAGGCCACCCCTACAAACAGATACAATGGTACAAAGCGATGTGTGTCCGTCAAAACCTATGAAAACGGCCACCTTGTAGACGAAACCATGAACTGCGATTAG
- a CDS encoding class I SAM-dependent methyltransferase, with protein sequence MIHYRRKYYDIFSHFYDWVISLHSKDKTLSLRHYLARSTKVKPGDRALDLCTGTGAVASVMSEYVQDGLVVGADFSFGMLKKAMEKADQKGLKNIFFVVADAADLPFKANIFDVVTCSHAIYELTGQTRGSALKEIKRILAPMGRFCMMEHEEPKRPITRFLYHIRLLSMGKEGRRIVQNEIQELQGIFSNVSREITANGKTKLICCERD encoded by the coding sequence ATGATACATTACAGACGTAAATACTATGATATCTTTTCTCATTTTTATGACTGGGTTATCAGTCTGCATTCCAAGGACAAGACCCTTTCTCTGAGACATTACCTTGCCAGGAGTACAAAGGTCAAGCCTGGGGATCGGGCGCTTGATCTGTGTACAGGGACGGGTGCGGTGGCATCGGTTATGTCGGAATATGTACAGGATGGTTTGGTCGTAGGGGCGGATTTTTCTTTCGGGATGTTGAAAAAGGCCATGGAGAAGGCGGACCAAAAAGGTTTGAAAAATATATTTTTTGTCGTTGCCGATGCGGCTGATCTGCCTTTCAAGGCGAATATATTTGATGTCGTTACCTGTTCCCATGCAATTTATGAATTGACAGGACAGACCAGAGGTTCGGCGCTGAAAGAGATAAAACGTATTCTGGCGCCTATGGGTCGTTTCTGTATGATGGAGCATGAGGAACCAAAAAGGCCCATAACAAGATTTTTGTATCACATAAGGCTCCTTTCCATGGGGAAGGAGGGGCGTCGGATAGTTCAAAACGAGATACAGGAGCTGCAGGGTATATTCAGCAATGTCTCCAGGGAGATCACCGCAAATGGAAAGACAAAGCTCATCTGTTGTGAAAGGGATTAA
- a CDS encoding chloride channel protein codes for MKALIPSDLPQPAYNTSSDLHLLRMLALAIAVGILGAFAVLSFRWLLIFSETCIYGTRLGLVADAAMLPPLLRAVSPAIGGLLAGLILEYLAGQGKGKNGADYMEAIVAGRDLPARDSLLKSAASAASVVSGGSIGREGSMVQLAALTGSAISDWLHSAPSERHFLIACGAAAGVAGAYNTPIAGSLFVAEIVLGGITISRLGPLLLASTVSDLVVRHITHVGPIYAAAPGKLSTAPELMLVALLGIGAGVLGSVFVRLMDTTHNAFRHLTLPLWIKMATAGLAVGTLSTIRPEVWGNGYSVINSLLHRPHAWDIVLLILILKTAATILTTGSGAVGGVFTPTLFVGAALGSLGGSGIHMILSGASENAYAIVGMGAFLAAVTHAPLTSVIMVSEMTFGFTLVPALTLGCLSGYYVSASLHPASVYGHSKPPTHPTEHLDTGS; via the coding sequence TTGAAAGCCTTGATTCCTTCCGATCTTCCACAGCCTGCCTACAACACCTCCTCCGATCTACATCTGTTGCGGATGCTTGCCCTTGCGATTGCAGTCGGCATACTAGGTGCATTTGCCGTACTGTCATTCCGCTGGCTTCTGATCTTCAGCGAAACCTGCATCTATGGAACGCGGCTGGGGCTGGTGGCGGATGCAGCCATGCTCCCGCCTCTACTACGCGCTGTCTCGCCAGCCATAGGCGGACTGCTGGCGGGCTTGATCCTGGAGTATCTCGCAGGGCAGGGCAAAGGCAAAAACGGCGCAGACTATATGGAGGCGATAGTCGCGGGAAGAGACCTGCCGGCGCGTGATTCGCTCCTGAAATCAGCCGCATCGGCTGCATCGGTGGTCTCGGGCGGCTCTATTGGACGCGAGGGTTCGATGGTGCAGCTTGCAGCGCTTACCGGATCCGCCATTTCTGACTGGCTCCATTCCGCCCCTAGCGAACGCCATTTTTTGATCGCATGCGGCGCGGCTGCCGGTGTAGCCGGCGCCTACAACACACCCATCGCCGGGTCGCTTTTTGTAGCGGAGATCGTGCTCGGAGGCATCACCATAAGCAGACTCGGGCCGCTTCTCCTTGCATCCACTGTATCCGATCTAGTGGTGCGCCATATTACCCATGTCGGGCCGATCTATGCCGCCGCCCCTGGTAAGCTCTCCACGGCACCAGAATTGATGCTCGTCGCACTGCTCGGAATCGGCGCCGGGGTACTCGGTTCTGTTTTTGTCCGCCTTATGGACACTACACATAACGCCTTCAGACATCTAACCCTGCCGCTCTGGATAAAAATGGCAACAGCCGGGCTTGCGGTAGGCACCCTTTCGACCATACGTCCTGAGGTCTGGGGCAACGGCTATTCTGTAATCAACTCGCTGCTGCATAGACCCCATGCCTGGGACATAGTTCTGCTTATCCTTATCCTAAAGACCGCTGCTACAATATTAACAACCGGTTCAGGGGCGGTTGGCGGCGTGTTTACGCCTACACTATTTGTAGGCGCGGCGCTTGGCAGTCTAGGTGGGTCTGGTATACACATGATACTGTCAGGCGCCTCGGAAAATGCCTACGCCATCGTAGGCATGGGTGCCTTTCTCGCGGCGGTCACACATGCCCCGCTCACATCGGTGATTATGGTCAGCGAAATGACATTTGGTTTTACGCTGGTGCCGGCGCTTACCCTTGGGTGCTTAAGCGGCTATTATGTCTCGGCATCACTCCATCCAGCCTCAGTCTATGGACATTCCAAGCCGCCTACGCACCCAACGGAACACCTTGACACAGGATCATGA